A genomic stretch from Thermincola ferriacetica includes:
- a CDS encoding HlyD family secretion protein, with product MNGKRKVIIFSVLILMLAAMAGVGGYYWYENTYYVTTEDARVTGDLVRVSPQIAAKLKEFNVEEGQMVHKDQILGQQEATNLPDANLEMANIRAPITGIVLKKQGTVGEVVAPGQMLAMLVDPAKLYISANIDETKVARIKEGQKADIKIDEYGDRNFTGRVVSIGQATTATFSLLPSSTGGNFTKVVQKVPVKIQLEQHDVTLKPGTSAVVKIRVR from the coding sequence ATGAACGGGAAAAGGAAAGTTATTATTTTTTCAGTCCTGATCTTGATGTTGGCGGCGATGGCCGGCGTGGGCGGATATTACTGGTATGAAAACACTTATTATGTCACCACGGAGGATGCCAGGGTTACCGGCGATCTGGTGCGGGTCAGCCCCCAAATAGCGGCCAAATTAAAGGAGTTTAATGTAGAAGAGGGCCAGATGGTACATAAGGACCAGATTTTGGGACAGCAGGAGGCTACCAACCTGCCTGATGCCAACCTGGAAATGGCGAACATCAGAGCTCCCATTACCGGTATTGTGCTGAAAAAACAGGGGACTGTCGGTGAGGTGGTGGCTCCGGGACAGATGTTAGCCATGCTGGTAGACCCGGCTAAACTTTATATCAGCGCCAATATAGATGAGACAAAGGTGGCCCGGATAAAAGAAGGGCAAAAGGCGGACATCAAAATTGATGAATACGGAGACCGGAATTTTACGGGCCGGGTTGTTTCAATAGGACAGGCCACAACGGCGACTTTTTCCCTCCTTCCGTCGTCCACAGGAGGCAATTTTACTAAAGTGGTACAAAAGGTCCCGGTGAAAATTCAGCTTGAACAGCATGATGTAACCCTTAAGCCGGGAACCAGCGCCGTTGTAAAAATCCGGGTTAGGTAG
- a CDS encoding putative toxin-antitoxin system toxin component, PIN family, translated as MVSKGMRNKPRVVIDTNIFVKSWFDGDEVCNEILSLVDNNKIKLLFSQETIGELFYIVKKFSVKNMSSKRPRLRLLFLLSEVFYEADSVNTIDTECPKLNDKYDEMFLKCALEGNADYLITDDFKSGLHSVEGFRVKIVSSEDFMKIYKKIKCSVKDL; from the coding sequence TTGGTATCAAAAGGTATGAGAAACAAACCTAGAGTTGTAATTGATACTAATATTTTCGTTAAGTCATGGTTCGACGGTGATGAGGTTTGTAATGAAATACTAAGCTTGGTTGATAATAATAAAATAAAGCTTCTATTCTCTCAAGAAACAATTGGCGAGCTTTTTTATATAGTCAAAAAATTCAGTGTTAAAAATATGAGTAGTAAACGTCCTCGGCTGCGACTTCTTTTTTTGCTGAGCGAGGTATTCTATGAAGCTGACTCAGTTAACACAATTGATACTGAATGTCCAAAGTTAAACGATAAATATGATGAAATGTTTTTGAAGTGTGCCCTTGAAGGGAACGCGGACTATCTAATAACAGATGATTTCAAAAGTGGTTTGCATTCAGTGGAAGGATTTAGAGTTAAAATTGTTAGTTCCGAAGATTTTATGAAAATTTATAAAAAGATAAAATGTTCTGTTAAAGATCTCTAA
- a CDS encoding type 1 glutamine amidotransferase codes for MRIHYLQHVPFEDLANIEVWAGEKGHEVSVTRLYMDETLPALDRFEWLIVMGGPMNIYEEVEYPWLINEKEFIRNAINAGKFVMGICLGAQLIADVLGGKVIRNEYKEIGWFPVRKIPEASNSGLFDGLSDEFVAFHWHGDTFTIPPGAVRLAESAACQNQAFEYKGRVLGLQFHLETSKASIEKLIEHCNGELVEEKYIQSAAKMLSETENLEKIKKQLAILLNNIEKKIKLPKS; via the coding sequence ATGAGAATACATTACTTGCAGCACGTGCCCTTTGAGGATTTAGCCAATATTGAAGTGTGGGCTGGAGAAAAAGGCCATGAAGTATCGGTAACAAGATTGTATATGGACGAAACTTTACCGGCCCTTGACCGGTTTGAATGGCTAATCGTGATGGGTGGACCGATGAACATTTATGAAGAAGTTGAATATCCCTGGTTAATTAATGAAAAAGAGTTTATAAGAAATGCCATTAATGCCGGCAAATTTGTGATGGGTATATGCCTTGGAGCACAATTGATAGCTGATGTTTTGGGGGGAAAAGTAATTCGGAACGAGTACAAGGAGATAGGTTGGTTTCCGGTAAGAAAAATCCCCGAAGCAAGCAATTCCGGGTTATTTGACGGCCTTAGCGACGAGTTTGTCGCTTTTCACTGGCATGGGGATACCTTTACCATTCCGCCGGGAGCAGTCAGGCTTGCAGAAAGTGCGGCCTGTCAGAACCAGGCTTTTGAATATAAAGGCAGGGTTCTGGGGTTACAGTTTCACCTGGAAACTTCAAAGGCAAGCATAGAAAAACTGATTGAGCACTGTAATGGGGAATTGGTTGAAGAAAAGTATATTCAAAGCGCAGCCAAAATGTTGTCCGAGACTGAGAATTTGGAAAAAATAAAAAAACAACTGGCAATATTACTTAATAACATTGAAAAGAAGATCAAGTTACCAAAATCATGA
- a CDS encoding M24 family metallopeptidase, translating into MLYTPQKELFNRITKLQTLLREKDIDGALIVKSANLFYFSGTAQNAYLFVPAEGAPVLLVKKSFSRAKKESALENIMQLVSLKKIPAQLAELGCKSPATLGLEMDSLPASTYLFFQQIFPGVRFTNVSGLIREIRQIKSEYEINLLRTSASNMDKIYRQIPGLIKEGMAEIELAAQIEGMARTAGHMGYISMHAFNQSPYFGHLLSGESGAVPSAFDGPTGGPGLTPAHPQGAGWKKIKAGEPISIDYVGLWDGYITDQTRIFSIGPLPEKLQKAFDLALEIQAAVVEQMKPGANGSDLHELSLAMAAKAGFAENYMGYAPDQARFLGHGVGLELDELPVLAKGLDARLQPGMVIAIEPKFVFPGKGVVGIENTFAITEQGAERITVTPDELVRID; encoded by the coding sequence ATGTTATATACTCCACAAAAGGAATTGTTCAACAGAATTACCAAGCTGCAAACTCTACTAAGAGAAAAAGACATTGACGGTGCCTTGATCGTTAAATCCGCAAATTTATTCTATTTTTCCGGCACAGCCCAAAATGCGTACCTGTTCGTTCCTGCTGAAGGAGCACCGGTATTATTGGTTAAAAAAAGCTTCAGCAGGGCTAAAAAAGAATCGGCCCTGGAAAATATCATGCAGTTGGTCAGCCTGAAAAAAATACCCGCCCAACTGGCCGAGCTGGGCTGCAAATCCCCGGCCACCCTGGGCCTCGAGATGGATAGCTTGCCCGCCAGCACTTATTTATTTTTCCAGCAAATATTCCCCGGTGTACGGTTTACAAACGTCTCCGGTCTGATCAGGGAGATAAGGCAAATAAAATCGGAATATGAAATTAATTTACTGCGTACTTCAGCAAGCAATATGGACAAGATATACAGGCAGATTCCCGGGTTAATAAAGGAAGGCATGGCAGAAATAGAACTGGCCGCCCAAATTGAAGGCATGGCAAGAACTGCCGGACATATGGGGTACATCAGCATGCACGCTTTTAACCAAAGCCCTTATTTCGGCCACCTGTTGTCAGGAGAATCGGGCGCGGTACCGTCAGCCTTTGACGGGCCTACAGGAGGCCCCGGGCTGACTCCCGCCCATCCCCAGGGGGCCGGGTGGAAAAAGATTAAGGCCGGCGAACCCATATCTATAGATTATGTAGGCTTATGGGACGGTTACATTACGGACCAAACACGGATCTTTTCTATTGGACCCCTGCCGGAAAAACTGCAAAAAGCCTTTGACCTGGCCCTGGAAATCCAGGCGGCGGTAGTTGAGCAAATGAAACCGGGCGCCAACGGCAGTGACCTGCATGAACTGTCCCTGGCTATGGCGGCCAAAGCGGGTTTCGCTGAAAATTATATGGGATATGCGCCGGATCAGGCCCGTTTCCTGGGCCACGGGGTCGGACTGGAACTGGATGAACTGCCTGTGTTGGCAAAGGGCCTCGATGCAAGGCTGCAACCGGGCATGGTTATTGCCATTGAACCTAAGTTTGTTTTTCCTGGCAAAGGGGTTGTAGGAATAGAGAATACTTTTGCGATTACCGAACAGGGCGCGGAACGGATTACTGTAACGCCGGACGAATTAGTGAGGATTGATTAG
- a CDS encoding universal stress protein — MFKKILVPVDGSGCSFKALQKAAAIAEKFAGELTVMHVTVIPPVLISGFGTEMVVPQPVIANLEKEANEILRKARELLGSLPCNTVVKSGHPAGEILKEAQNSYDLIVIGSRGMGEIKGFLLGSVSDRVAHHAKCPVMIVH; from the coding sequence GTGTTTAAAAAAATTTTGGTACCTGTTGACGGATCGGGATGCTCCTTTAAAGCTCTCCAAAAGGCCGCGGCCATAGCGGAAAAGTTTGCCGGTGAATTAACGGTTATGCACGTAACTGTAATCCCTCCGGTTTTGATATCGGGTTTCGGAACGGAGATGGTCGTGCCCCAGCCGGTAATAGCCAACCTGGAGAAAGAAGCTAATGAAATTTTACGCAAAGCCCGGGAGTTGCTTGGGTCTCTGCCCTGTAATACTGTGGTCAAGAGTGGACATCCGGCCGGGGAAATATTGAAGGAAGCTCAAAACAGCTATGACCTTATTGTCATTGGCAGCAGGGGCATGGGAGAAATCAAAGGATTCCTGCTGGGTAGTGTCAGTGACCGGGTCGCTCATCATGCCAAGTGTCCGGTAATGATTGTACATTAA
- a CDS encoding Hsp20/alpha crystallin family protein has product MFGLTPYRRHGVQRRPGDIFDLEGVFENFFHDHFWPAFYTGGQMRVDIKENDKEYVVEAELPGVKKDEINVELNEDRLTIAVERKEETNEEKENYIRKERRYGSMVRSFYVPNILNDQVSAKFENGVLSIVLPKREPGKNKGNRIEIK; this is encoded by the coding sequence ATGTTTGGTTTGACTCCTTACAGAAGACACGGAGTACAGAGAAGACCGGGAGATATCTTTGACTTGGAGGGGGTGTTTGAAAACTTTTTCCACGATCATTTTTGGCCCGCTTTTTATACCGGCGGTCAGATGAGGGTGGACATTAAGGAAAATGATAAAGAATATGTTGTGGAAGCGGAACTTCCAGGGGTGAAAAAAGATGAAATTAACGTGGAACTAAATGAAGACAGGCTTACTATAGCAGTGGAAAGAAAAGAAGAAACCAATGAAGAGAAAGAAAACTATATCCGCAAAGAAAGAAGATACGGTTCCATGGTAAGGAGTTTCTATGTGCCGAATATTTTAAACGACCAGGTAAGCGCAAAATTTGAAAACGGGGTATTGTCCATTGTACTGCCCAAGAGAGAACCTGGGAAAAACAAGGGTAACAGGATCGAGATTAAATAA
- the cls gene encoding cardiolipin synthase has translation MLGTFWSAYGEKILWVYSFSSTILIIIVSILIFMERRNPYKTIAWLAVINVFPILGFIFYFMFGQNRRKRKLIRTKYINEMNHLREIVRRQIECINSNREAAVEALGSKKQLISLLLNNAHAPFTRRNRAQVLSDGQEAFAAMFAEMEKAQDHIHLEYYIIRDDNIGNQLKNLLISKAKSGVKVRVIYDAVGSWKLSKKYISDLRDSGVQIEPFLPVALPFINNKLNYRNHRKITVIDGKVGFLGGLNIGDEYLGCHPKLGKWRDTHLKLEGTAVHFLQVIFLLDWEFVSGERLSNPTYFPEEPCPGIDPAKGKVIQIAASGPDSDWEAIRQSYFAMINAAEHSIKITTPYLIPDEGILLALKTSALSGVNIKIILPGKPDHKIVQWASQSYFEELMEAGIEIYLYQPGFIHAKIISVDGEVASLGSANLDMRSFQINFEVNAMLYNKTLVEKIDADFEADLAKSLKLQMSDVADKPLPARIRQSAARLLSPLL, from the coding sequence ATGTTGGGAACTTTTTGGTCGGCATACGGTGAAAAAATATTATGGGTCTATTCCTTCTCCTCGACAATCCTCATCATCATAGTCAGTATCCTGATTTTTATGGAACGGCGCAACCCTTATAAAACCATTGCCTGGCTGGCCGTGATCAACGTTTTTCCTATCCTAGGGTTTATTTTTTACTTCATGTTCGGACAAAACCGGCGCAAACGCAAACTAATTCGAACCAAATATATCAACGAAATGAACCATTTGCGTGAAATAGTCCGCCGCCAGATCGAGTGTATAAACAGCAACCGGGAAGCAGCCGTAGAAGCCCTGGGCAGTAAAAAGCAGCTAATCAGCCTGCTGCTTAACAATGCCCATGCGCCCTTCACAAGGAGGAACCGGGCCCAGGTCCTGTCTGACGGCCAGGAAGCCTTTGCCGCCATGTTTGCGGAAATGGAAAAAGCCCAGGATCATATACACCTGGAATATTACATAATCCGTGACGACAATATCGGAAATCAACTAAAGAATCTATTAATCAGCAAAGCCAAAAGCGGCGTAAAAGTCAGGGTAATTTACGATGCCGTAGGAAGTTGGAAGCTTTCCAAAAAGTATATCAGCGATCTCCGTGACAGCGGTGTTCAGATAGAACCCTTTTTACCCGTTGCCCTGCCTTTTATCAACAATAAGTTAAATTACCGTAATCATCGAAAAATAACCGTAATCGACGGTAAAGTGGGGTTTCTTGGCGGCCTGAATATTGGCGATGAGTATCTCGGCTGCCATCCCAAATTGGGCAAATGGCGGGATACGCACCTGAAACTGGAAGGTACTGCTGTCCATTTTCTGCAGGTTATCTTCCTGCTGGACTGGGAGTTTGTAAGTGGGGAAAGGCTGTCTAACCCAACCTATTTCCCTGAAGAACCGTGTCCGGGAATTGACCCGGCAAAAGGCAAAGTCATCCAGATAGCAGCCAGTGGTCCCGACTCTGACTGGGAAGCAATACGCCAGTCTTACTTCGCCATGATTAATGCTGCTGAACATTCCATCAAAATCACAACCCCATATCTTATCCCGGATGAAGGAATTTTGCTGGCCCTAAAAACATCTGCTCTCAGCGGCGTAAATATAAAAATCATTTTACCCGGCAAACCGGACCATAAAATAGTACAGTGGGCCTCCCAAAGTTATTTCGAAGAATTGATGGAAGCCGGTATCGAGATATACCTTTACCAGCCTGGATTCATACACGCAAAGATTATTTCTGTGGACGGCGAGGTGGCCTCTCTGGGTTCCGCCAATTTAGACATGCGCAGTTTTCAAATAAATTTTGAAGTAAATGCCATGTTATATAATAAGACTTTAGTAGAAAAAATAGATGCTGACTTTGAGGCGGACCTGGCAAAATCGCTCAAACTGCAAATGTCCGATGTGGCGGATAAACCTTTGCCGGCCAGAATTCGCCAGTCAGCGGCCCGTTTGCTTTCCCCTCTATTATGA